Sequence from the Petrotoga mexicana DSM 14811 genome:
CGGGAATCCAGTTGTGAATAATGGCGCCAATGCCTACACCGATCAGAATATATGGAAACACCTTTTTAAAGGTGGACAGTATTTGGTCCTTAGAGTAAACCAGTCTATCCTTTCTCGTCAGGTTGGGTGCTTCTATATCTACATTTCCAGCCATCATAATAAAGCTTTCAACGTACTTTCCCATTCGTAACTTTTCTATAACCGTACCACCTACTACCGCGATAATCAATCCGAGTATTACATACACGACCGCGACTTTTGCTCCGAAAATACTCATAAGCAGAAGCAGTGAACCTAGGTCGACCATGGGGGAAGAGATAAGAAACGAGAAAGTTACCCCCACAGGAAGCCCTGCAGATGTAAATCCGATAAACAAAGGAATGGATGAACAAGAACAAAAAGGCGTTACCGTGCCTAGTAAAGCCGCGACAGAGTTAGCGCCAACACCTTGGAATCGACCTAATATTTTCTTACTCCGTTCTGGTGGAAAAAAGCTCTGAATGTAACTGATAAAGAAAATCAGTAAACACAGCAGTATGATTATCTTAATGACATCATATAGGAAAAACTCGATGCTACCACCTATGCGGGTAGATGTATCTACTCCTAGACCTGAAAGGATATTTTCAATCAAGGTATTAAGCCATTTCATGCCAAGAAGCTGATATTGAATAAATTCCCAAATCTCTTTTAATATTTGCATTCTAGGAAAACCTCACATATAATAATAACATATCAAAAATATTTGATGTGTTATTATTATATGAGTAAAATCAAAATTTGTCAATATGTTATGATTATAATCTTCAACTAGGACTTATAGCACAGGTGTTACACACTGTCCAGAAAGAGAATGTTTTTTATATGTCAGATCATAATTAGCTGCTATCAAAATAAATTATTGCAATTTATTATTCTTGAATACTTTTTATTTGAAATTTTTCCCACATTGTTGTATAATTTAACGGTTAAAAAATCGTCTAGGTTAGGAGGAAAAACATGAAGGTTTTAGTGATCAACTCAGGTAGTTCTTCAATTAAATATCAACTTCTTGAAATGGATACAGAAAAAGTTTTAGCTAAAGGATTAGTCGAAAGAATAGGTATAGAAGGATCAAGAATCATCCACAGAAAAAACGAAGAAAAATATGTTATAGAGAAGGTTATAAAAAATCATGAAGAAGGATTAAAAGAAGTTTTAGATCTCTTAACTTCTGAAGATTACAAGGTCATTTCGTCTCTAAACGAAATAGATGCGGTTGGACACAGAGTGGTGCACGGGGGCGAACGATTTTCTTCTTCTGTTATTATTGATAAGGAGTCTTTGGATGCAATTGAAATGATGTCATTTTTGGCACCTTTGCACAATCCAGCAAATGTCATGGGAATAAAGGCGGCGATGGAGCTTTTACCCAATGTTCCACAAATCGCGGTATTTGATACTTCTTTCCACCAAACTATGCCAAAAACATCTTTCTTGTATGCAATTCCTTATGAGTACTACGAAAAATACAAGATACGACGTTATGGGTTCCACGGGACAAGTCATAAATATGTTTCAAGAAGGGCAGCTGAGATATTGGGAAAAGATATAAAAACACTTAAAATCATAACCTCACACATTGGAAATGGAGCATCCATTGCCGCTGTAAAAAATGGTGAATCTTTCGACACTTCAATGGGATTCACTCCTTTAGAGGGTTTGGTTATGGGAACAAGAAGTGGGGATATAGATCCTGCTATTGTTTCATTTCTGGCTCAAGAAGAGGGATTAACAGCAAAAGAAGTAGTAGAAATATTGAACAATAAAAGTGGAGTCTATGGAATAACGAAAGGTTTCTCAAGTGATATGAGGGATATTGAAGATAAAGCATTAGAAGGAGACAAAGTTTGTCGGCTTGCACTTGATATTTATGAGTATAGGATAGCCAAGTATATTGGAGCTTATGCGGCAGCGATGAACGGGGTAGATGTTATCGTGTTTACCGCTGGTGTAGGAGAGAATTCTCCAGTAACAAGGGAAGAAATATGTGAAAAGTATTTAACTTATCTTGGTGTAAAGATAGATAAAGAGAAAAATAATTTTAAAGGCTTAGAAAGGGTTATAAGTACTCCTGATTCTAAGGTAACAGTGTTGGTAGTTCCTACAAACGAAGAGCTTATGATAGCAAGAGAGACAAAAGAATTAGTTTCAACAAAAAATTAAATTCTAAAATATTGTATTAAATTAATGAAACTGTAGAGCAACTAATAAGTTAGCTCTACAGTTTTTTTAGAACTGATTATCAAAAAATTGCTTCGTCAATATTATCAAGATTGTATGGGGTTTGTTGATAAACATAGTAATTTAACCAATTGTTGAATAAAATATAAGCATGACTTCGCCATCTTACTACGGGACGTTTTTCTGGATCATCATGTGGGAAGTAGTTTACAGGGATATCAATGTCCATACCTTTTTCTAAATCACGATAGTATTCTTTTTTTAAAACCTCTGGATCGTATTCCGGGTGTCCTGTAACAAAAACTTGCCTACCATCTTTTCTTTCAACTAAATAAACACCAGCTTTTTTAGATTCAGCTAGGATTATTAGTTCTTTTATAGGTTCAATATCTTCCCTTTTAATCTGGGTATGTCTAGAATGAGGAACCCAAAACGTATCATCAAACCCTCTAACCAATGGCGAGTCTTCACAACTTACCGAATGCTCGAATACACCGAATATCTTCTTTGAGACATGATATTTGTTTATACCATAATGATAGTACAACCCCGCTTGAGCACCCCAACAAATATGAAGAGTAGAGAACACATTTTTCTTTGACCATTCCATCACTTCTTTCAGCTCTTCCCAATAATCCACTTGTTCAAAATCAAGAGTTTCAACAGGGGCTCCTGTAATGATTAATCCGTCAAACTTTCTGTGATTTATCTGATCAAAAGATTTATAAAAGGTGTCTAAGTACTCTTGCGATACGTTTTTGTGGCTATGTGATACCATCTTTAAAAGCACTACATTTACTTGCAAAGGGGTGTTTCCTAACAAGCGCAATAATTGAGTTTCGGCAACTATCTTGTTCGGCATTAGATTCAAAATAACAATCTCTAAAGGTCTTATATCTTGATGTATCGCCCTCTCTTCAGTCATTAGAAATATGTTTTCTTTTCTCAATACATCTGCAGCAGGTAAGTTTTCAGGTATTTTTATAGGCACTTTTAACACTCCTTTCGTTCTGTCCCGGATGAACTTAAAAAATGGTTATTAATTACTAGTTGCTTTAGTTAGAGCTGAATCAATATCCTCGATCAAATCTTCTATGTCTTCTATCCCAATGGATAGTCTAATCATATCAGGACTTACCCCAGAAGCCAACTGTTCTTCTTCACTTAACTGCCCATGCGTAGTACTAGCCGGATGAACGGCGAGTGATCGAACATCCCCAACATTAGCAACATGGGAAAATATTCTTAACCCTTCAATAAACCTTTTTCCTGCTTCTACTCCACCTTTTACTCCAAAGGAAAGCATGCCTCCAAAACCATGTTTTAGATATTTAATTGCATTTTTATGAGTTTTATGATTTATCAATCCCGGATAATTTACCCAACTCACCCTCGAATCCCCGGATAGAAATTCTGCAATTTTCATTGCGTTAGAACAATGTCTTTCCATTCTCAAACTCAATGTTTCAATGCCCTGCAATATTAAAAAAGAATTGAAAGGACTTATTGAAGTACCTAGATCTCTTAACCATTGGGAACGAGCTTTCGAGATATAGGCAGAGTTGCCAAATCTTTTATAAAAGCTTATCCCATGAAAAGCAGGGTCTTCTTCAGTTAACATACCGAATTTACCATTGTTCCAGTCGAAATTTCCACTATCAACGATAATTCCACCAATTGAATTACCGTGCCCGTTCAAATATTTGGTTAAAGAGTGAACAACGATATCAGCACCAAATTCGAAAGGTTTGCACAGGTAAGGTGTGGCGAAGGTGTTATCTACGATCAAAGGAATACCATTCTCATGAGCTATCTTAGAAATCCGCTCAAAATCAGGTACAGAAAGTTCGGGATTCCCGATAGTTTCCACATAAACCGCCTTTGTCCGATTATTTATATTATTTTTCAAGCTATCCATATCGTCAATATCAAAGAAGTTGGGCTTTATTCCAAATTTACTCAAAGAATTTTTGAATAATGTGAATGTTCCACCATACAAAGAGCTTGCTGTAAGTATTTCATCCCCTTCTTCCATAATGTTTAACACCGCTATCGCTTCTGCAGCTTGCCCCGAGGAAGTGGCTAAAGCACCTACACCACCTTCCAAAGCAGCAACTCTTTTCTCCAACACATCGGTCGTTGGGTTCATTATACGTGTATATATATTCCCGGATTCTTCCATGTTGAAAAGCCTAAGGGCATGAGCTGAGTCTTCAAAGGTATAAGATGAAGTCTGGTAAATTGGTACTACGTTAGCCCCGGTGGTTGGCTCTTTTTCAAAACCCGCATGAACCATTAAAGTATCAAAGTTGTGATTTCTTTCTTCCATGTTTTTCCTCCTCATTTGTTTAAAATTATAGTGATTTGAGAAACTCTAAAACTTGTGTTAGCGCCCCTTTGCCGAATCGTTAAGGGGTAAACCCCTTAAGATCCCCGTGCATCATTTGCTTCGCAAATGAGAATTTGGATATTACTTCTAAAGCATTATGAAAATGCTTTTTGCATAAAACGGCAAAAGCTTCGCAAAGGTATTATAAAGAACCATTTTGCACAAAGCTGCAAAAAAACATAGTTTGCACAATACAGCAAACTCTCCTCACCCAGAAGGATGAAAGAGTTTCAACCTCTTTACCCTACTTCCCACCCATAAGGAAGGAGGACTAAGGCTCCATTCCCACAAGGTTGAAGTAAGGCTTCTGTCAACAGCCAGATTAATGAGATTTTTAACGGTAAAGTGGCAATTTTTACCTCTAAAGTGTTATAATCAATAACAGCTGTAATAAAGTAAAAAGAAGGGATTAAGTAAATGAATTGGGTTATACCTATTATTATCTTTTTTGACCAATTAACTAAAAAACTTTCAGAAACGTTTCTTCTAGAAAATACCATTAAAATTGGATTTTTTCAATTGACTTATGTTGAAAACACAGGCATTGCCTTTGGACTTTTTAAAGGCATGGCTTTGTTTCATGGAATCTTCTCTACACTAATAGTAATTTTTCTTTTTATCTTAAAAGAAAAATATAAGTTTTTTAATACTTCATTTGACTTGGGTATCACTTTTATCATAGGAGGAGCTTTAGGTAATATCTTTGATAGAATCAGGTTAGGATACGTTGTAGATATGATATATTGGCCAAACTTTTCTATATTCAACGTAGCTGATATATTCGTGACTTTTGGTGGCGTGATTTTATTATACCATTTTTTTAAAAGGAGCAAATATGGAAAAAAGAATGTACAAAGTTGAAAAAGAAGATGAACAAAAAAGGCTCGACGTATACATCGTCGAAAAAATGCCTATTGAAATTTCTAGGAATCTCATCCAAAACGCAATAATTAAAGGACAAATTACCGTCAACGGATCTCAAAAGAAACCTCATTACAAAGTTAAACAAGGCGACGAAATTCAAATAGATTTTCATGAAGTGGTAGAAGAAACCAAAGAAGAGGAAATCTTACCAGAAAATATACCATTGAATATACTGTATGAAGATGAGGAATTAATCGTCATTAACAAACCTGCTGGTTTGATAGTACATCCAACACCGAGTATTAAAACTGGTACTTTGGTTAACGCCCTAATGTACCATGTAAAGGATCTTGACAAAAAGATGCAAGATCCTACTAGATTAGGAATTGTTCATAGATTGGACAAAGAAACCTCTGGTGTGTTAGTCGTAGCAAAAAATGCTTTTTCACATCACTTACTTTCAAAAGAATTCAAGGAAAGAAAGACAATGAAATACTATTTAGCCCTAATTGAAGGAACACTGAAAGAAAAAGAAGGAGAAATAAACTTACCTTTGGGAAGACATCCTATTTTAAGGCACAAAAGGGCTGTTGTGTACAACGGAAGAGAAGCGTTAACTGAATACAAAGTGTTAAAAGAATTTGAAGATCTTGCCACGTTGGTTTGGATAAGGCTTAAAACAGGAAGAACCCATCAAATCAGAGTGCATTTCAAATACATCGGTAATCCAGTAATCGGGGATTCTTTGTATGGAAAAAATAAAATAGAAAAGAATCTTCAAATACCTGTAGACAGACAAATGCTCCATGCATTGAAATTAGGTTTTTACCACCCAAAAAGTAACGAATGGATGGAATTTTTGGCTCCCTTACCCGATGATTTTAAAAATCTGTTGATCTCTCTAACAAACCTAAAAGGGCGAAATTCTTGACGGAGGACCTGCTAGTGAAGATCTTAGGACCCGTGGTAACTTCAAAAAGTATTGGTAAATCCTATCTTCAGCTAAGGGACCTTTTTCCCATAGCAAAAAGGTATGGGTTCAATTGCATAGTCCTATCAGAACCGCACCCAAGATCATGGGTGAGTTTTATCGCTCATGCCCAAAAGTACAGAATTAAGCCAATAATCCTATATGAAACGGTAGACGGCAAGTACTTATTGCAAACAAACAATGATATTAGATCAGCTATAATGCATTACAACGGATTAGGAAACAACCTAAGATTGAAAAAAATCGAAATGGATCTTCCCTACGTGAAGTATCCAACTGCCGTTTTAAAAGATATATTTAAAGATGAAGAATCTCTTTGTATCAAAGACGGTTTAAAATATCAAAATGAACTATCTATTTTCTCAAATATAGAAACTTATTACAATATAGGAAACTATAGATTTGATGAATACAAAGTCGCTGACTATAATTTAACGGATATTATTTCACAAAAAGACCTAACCTTAGAAGAAAAAAGACGATTATCCTACGAGTTGGAAATAATAAAAAAGCTAGGGGTAAAAAATTATATTTTAACGGTAAAAAAAGTCGTTGACACCGCTAAAAAAAATGGCATCTCTGTTGGACCCGGAAGAGGCTCCGCTGTAGGTTCTTTCTTAGTTTATAAATTGGGAATAACTAAGGTGAATCCTATTGAATACGATCTCCTGTTCGAAAGATTTCTAAACGAATACAGGCATGAATTACCCGATATAGACCTGGATATCGATGCGGAAAAAAGAGTTGATCTAATAAAGGCTTTGCAAAAAGAAGTGGGAGAATATAAGATCTCTCAAATCAGGACCTACTCCACCATGAAAATCAAATCTGCTTTAAAAAAGACAGAAGAACTACTTGGATACAATTTAGAAGCTAAAATAAACGCTCCAATAAGAAGTAAAGAGAACATCGATAAATTCAAATCTTTATCAAAAAAAGATAAAACCTTTTTTTATGTCGCTTACTATCTTGAAGGAATAGAAGTGGCAGAGTCTGTTCATGCAGCGGGTTTGATAATTTCCCAAAATGACCTTAGAACCTTTTCTCCCATTGAAAAAAAGGAAATACCCATAATAGAATGGGAAATGTCTGATTTAAAATATTTAGGAGTGGAAAAGTTCGACATTTTAGCTTTGGACACGTTGACCTTCTTAAAAAAATTACAGATAGAAGAAAAATACCGAGAACTTAGCGATTCAAAAACTTTCCATTACCTATCCAAAGGATTGACAAAAGGTATCTTCCAATTGGACTCAACATTAGGGCAAAAATTAACCCAAAGAATAAAACCTAAAGATTTTGAAGAGCTAATCTTACTCTTAGCCATCAACAGACCCGGACCCCTTGAATCCGGGATGATAGATCAATACGTTAATGAAGACTCACCAGAATATTTGAAAAAAATCTTCCCCGAGACAAAGGGCGTCTTAGTTTACCAAGAACAGATAATGAAAATTGCTCAAATCTTAGGAGGATTTTCTCCACAAGAATCAGATTTGTTGAGAAAGGCAGTATCTAAAAAAGAAAAAGACAAAATCACAACCTTCAAAACCAAATTTATTACCAACGCCTCAAAAAAGATAGGCGAAAAAGAAGCAACCTTGTTGTTTTCTCAGATAGAAAACTTTGCTCAGTATGCCTTTAATAAATCTCATGCGGTAGCTTATGCTCACATCACATACTGGTTATCAGAAAAAAAATTCAAAGATCCTTCACATTTCTTCTTAGAATATGTTAAAATAAAAGGCATTGATATTGATATAATAAATGAAGCATCGCTTTTAGGAATAAAAATAAAGTTACCAGACATTAGATATCCATTTGGTTTGGCTAGTAAAACAGATCTAATACTGCCTTTGTATATAATTAAAGGAATAGGTAAAAATATTTCTCATATATTTGAAGAAGCGAAATTCTCAAGCTTAGAAGATTTTTTTAATTTCATAATTAACAAAAATATCAATAGAAATATTGTGGAATTAATAATCAAATCCGGCGCATTAGATTATTTCAACAACAACCGTAAAAATCTACTAAGAGAAACCACTCAACGGATGAAAGGAAAAGTTCAACAGTTAGAAGATATAAAAAGTACGTTATTTGGAGAGAGAGAACAAAAATCAACTAAAAAGGTTGAAACAACCTTACAAGACTACGCGCAATACGAAATAGAATGTATAGGATTTCCATTGAGTTTAATGTCCCAAAAAGGGCTATCTAATACGTTGATAGATAAATATCTAAATAGACAAAAGGTATACCTTGATGGTTATGTCTACAGAGATTTTATAGTAGATAACTCTGCTATGATCTATTCAAGAGTTTATAACAAAAACTTAAAAAGGCTTATAAAACACATTTAAATTCCGATTTTGAGAAGGGAAAAAATGAAAATCAATATTTTATCAATAGCTGAGAAATACCCTGGTCAAGGGGTATATTCTGCTACCTTAGATCACAAATACATTTTAAAAAAATATAGTGATTACACGATATATGAGAACAAAATTTTAGGGAATTATGATGTTTTACATATCCATACTCTCAACATAAAAAGCTTCTTATCGTTGCTAAAGAATAAGAAAAAATCTTTTTGTGTGATTTCCGCTCACATAGTTCCTAATTCATTGAAAGGAAGTATAAAATTCAATAAACTATGGTTACCTTTTTTCAATAGATATTTAAAATATTTCTATAACTCTTCTGACTGCATTTTAGCCGTTAGTGAAGAGACCAAAAATGAATTGATTAAGGATCTCCAGATAAATCCAAATAAAATTGTGGTCTTCAGAAACTTTGTCATAAAAGAATTATTTTTCACAAAGCCGGAGGAAAAATACAACAAAAAATCTTATTTAAGAAAAAAACACGGGTATAATGATGATGATTTCATAATTTTGGGTGCCGGACAAATACAACCCAGAAAAGGTATAACAGATTTTGTGGAAACCGCTAAACGATTACAGAACATGAAGTTCATTTGGACCGGTGGAATGCCTTTTAAACAGTTCACCGAGGGTTATGAAGAAATGAACATATTGATAAAAAAGGCTCCTAATAATGTTAATTTTACCGGAACCATAAACAGAGAAAAAATGATCGATTATTATTCTTTATCCGACATTTTCTTCTCTCCTTCCTTTCATGAAACCTTTGGCTTGGTTGTAATTGAAGCAGCTGGAAGTGGTTTACCTTTAGTTCTTAGAGATTTACCAGTTTACAAACAAATATTTTCTCCTAACTATTTATCTGGTAATTCAGTGGAAGATTTTGTTGAGATTATCAAAAAACTTAATATTAACAAAAAGCTATATGCTGAATACGAGAAAAAATCTTACCAATTATTTGAAAATTATAGTGATGAAAAGGCCTTTATAAAATTAAAAAATATCTATGAAGAAGGTATAAAGCAAAAAATCCATACAGGAGGAAAAAATGTCCGAAGATAAAGGCAAGGAAAATGAAAGCACACTTAGTAGAAAAAAAATAATCATTAATCTAATCGTAGTTTTAATTATTGGTTTAGTCATCAACATTGTGATCTCATTTTTTGCAGATTTCCAAGAAACCTTCGATACTCTTAAAACTGTCAATCTATTTTTTATTGTGAAGGTATTCGTAGTTTTCTCTATGGCTTATTTGATAGATTTAATAAGATTGTACATAGTAACATTAAGTTTCCACAAAAAAATAAAGTTTAAGGATGCCATTTATAATACCATTTCATACTATTTTATGTCAAATATCACCCCAATGGCTAGTGGTGGTCAACCATATCAAATATACCATCTTACAAAATTAGGAATAGAATCCACTTTGGCTACAAATATAGTGTTGTCTAGGCTTGTAGAAAATTTACTGTTCTCTTCTGCCGTTATCTTAATTTTCATAAGAAGAGTAATGAGTATTTTAGGCAGAATAGGGACTGGAAAATATATACTTATCATTGGTATTATAGCCGCTTTAGGGTTCTCAGCCTTGTTAATTTTACTATTTTTAAACCCAAAATTGATATATAAGTTGTTTAATTTTTTACTAAAGATATTTCCATTAAAAAACAAATCGAAATTCGAACAAAGATTACAAAAGTTAGAAAATTGGTTAGAAGAGCTAAAGTTAAGTATTAAAACACTATGGGTCGAAAAGGCACATATAGTTACGTTTGACTTTATACTGGGAGGCTTCATCGTTTTTTTTCATTCTTTGGGTTTGTACATTGCCCTGACATCAATTACATCAAGAAGCTACAGCATTCTTGAAATATTCATACTTTTTATAATAATGAATTTTGTTATCTATTATATACCTACCCCTGGTTCCACAGGTGGAGTAGAGACATTATATGGTATTGTCCTTGCCAGTTTTATGCCTGGAAGATTCGTTTCTACAACTATACTGTTGTGGAGATTCGCAACTTATTATTTACAAATAGCTTTTGAAGGGGTAATCTTACTTATGACAAGGACAAAAGAAAAAGGATTTTCAACTTAATTAATATACTCGTTTCTCAAATCGATTAATTTTTTATCCTCTCCCAAAGATTTTAGCCTTATAGTTTTATTTTTCAAATTATGCATAGACTCGATTTTTCTTATAGTAGCACTCTTACTTCTCATCGTAAGTGTATGAGTGTAAGCAAAACCTTTTACAAATTTAACCCCTTTTAAAAGATCTCCATCGGTTATACCCGTTGCAGAAAATATTACATCTTCCCCACCAACTATTTCATCGGTATAAAAGATTTTTTCAAGATCCCAACCTTCTTCCTTGATCGATTGTTCTTCAATTCTATCCCTTGTCCATAATTTCATTTGAATTTCTCCACCTAACGTTTTTAAAGCAGCAGCCGAGAGTATCCCTTCAAGAGTCCCTCCAATACCAACATAGATATCCACCCCACTATCGGGAACGGCGGTGGCTATGGCAGCTGTGATATCCCCATCACTTATCAATTTTATTCTTGAACCAGCTTCTTTAATCTCTTCTATAATCTCTTCATGCCTTTGCCTATTCAAAATAACAAAAGTTAGTTCCGTAGGTGCAATTCCCAAAACCTCACTTGCAATTTTTATATTCTCTTTCATAGGTTTTCTCAAATCCAATTTACCTTTTAATTCACGACCTACAGCAAGCTTATAAGAATAAAAAGTCGGCAGTAATTTAATACCTCCCGACACCGTGGCAGCAACGCAACTTATGGCATTAGGCAGACCAAAAGCAGCCAATTTCACTCCGTCTATAGCATCAACAGCTAAATCCATTTCGGAAGTGTTATCTTGCCAACTACCCACTTTTTCACCAACGTACAACATATTTGAATTTTCTTTATCGTATTTACTCATTACTATATTCCCTTTAAAGTCTATGTAGTCAAACATACCTCTCATAGCATCGATGGAACTATGCTTAATCATTTCCAGATTACCACAACCCAAGTATAAACTACTCATCAAAGCAGATGCTTCTGTAACCCTTACAAAATCCATAGTCAACTCTGGATAAATCTTCTTTTCCATAAAAGTCCCTCCTCACAAAAATTTTTAATTGTCTTTAAGAACTTTAAAACTTGTGTTAGCGCCCTTCCCCCGCTCCCCACCCCATAAGGAAGTGAAATCAGTGTTTTACCCCGCAGCCCACCCTTTTTTGAAAATCTGTTTATTTCCAAAAGCTTGTGTTAGCGACCCTTTGCATTTTAACCTTATCTTCCTTAAGCATATCTATTATAATATTTTTATACAGTTTAAACAAATAATAAAATTCAAGAAAATTAAAGTTTAAACATCGTAATCAACTCTATTGACGAATATTTCTTCCTAATCATATATAAACGGATTATTTGAGTATACATAAACCAAGACTTCATAAAAAATTATTTAACTATGCTTATTTTTAAAAAAATATGGTAAAATTTTATTGGAGGTGATCTAATGGACCTAACAGAGTTGGAAAAAAGTTTAACTTTTCAAAAGAAAAGTGTATGGAGCAAAAGAAACAGGGAAGATATCGATAGGTATTCTTCGCAGTACAAGGATTTTATCAACTTTTCTAAAACTGAAAGAAAGGCCGCTTCATACTCAGTGGAGCTCCTTGAAAAAAACGGTTTCAAACCTCTTTCTTATTATGTGAACTCTGGAAAGATAGAGAAAGGGGATAAAGTTTACTTTGTAAACAGAGACAAAGCAATATTTGCTTTGAAGTACAACAATCCTTTAAAGGATGGTATCAACATAGTAGGTGCACACATAGATTCGCCAAGGTTTGATTTAAAACCCGAACCAATAGTGGAAGATGAGAATATTGCGATGGCAAAGACTCATTATTATGGTGGAGTGAAGAAGTATCACTGGTTCAACATACCGCTTGAATTA
This genomic interval carries:
- the metA gene encoding homoserine O-acetyltransferase MetA; the encoded protein is MPIKIPENLPAADVLRKENIFLMTEERAIHQDIRPLEIVILNLMPNKIVAETQLLRLLGNTPLQVNVVLLKMVSHSHKNVSQEYLDTFYKSFDQINHRKFDGLIITGAPVETLDFEQVDYWEELKEVMEWSKKNVFSTLHICWGAQAGLYYHYGINKYHVSKKIFGVFEHSVSCEDSPLVRGFDDTFWVPHSRHTQIKREDIEPIKELIILAESKKAGVYLVERKDGRQVFVTGHPEYDPEVLKKEYYRDLEKGMDIDIPVNYFPHDDPEKRPVVRWRSHAYILFNNWLNYYVYQQTPYNLDNIDEAIF
- a CDS encoding RluA family pseudouridine synthase; translation: MEKRMYKVEKEDEQKRLDVYIVEKMPIEISRNLIQNAIIKGQITVNGSQKKPHYKVKQGDEIQIDFHEVVEETKEEEILPENIPLNILYEDEELIVINKPAGLIVHPTPSIKTGTLVNALMYHVKDLDKKMQDPTRLGIVHRLDKETSGVLVVAKNAFSHHLLSKEFKERKTMKYYLALIEGTLKEKEGEINLPLGRHPILRHKRAVVYNGREALTEYKVLKEFEDLATLVWIRLKTGRTHQIRVHFKYIGNPVIGDSLYGKNKIEKNLQIPVDRQMLHALKLGFYHPKSNEWMEFLAPLPDDFKNLLISLTNLKGRNS
- a CDS encoding permease produces the protein MQILKEIWEFIQYQLLGMKWLNTLIENILSGLGVDTSTRIGGSIEFFLYDVIKIIILLCLLIFFISYIQSFFPPERSKKILGRFQGVGANSVAALLGTVTPFCSCSSIPLFIGFTSAGLPVGVTFSFLISSPMVDLGSLLLLMSIFGAKVAVVYVILGLIIAVVGGTVIEKLRMGKYVESFIMMAGNVDIEAPNLTRKDRLVYSKDQILSTFKKVFPYILIGVGIGAIIHNWIPGEWINAVLGSKNPFGVVLAALVGIPMYADIFGVIPIAEALLSKGADLGTVLSFMMAVTTLSIPSMIMLRKAVKTELLALFIAICTMGIIIVGYFFNAIQGLIL
- the ackA gene encoding acetate kinase, encoding MKVLVINSGSSSIKYQLLEMDTEKVLAKGLVERIGIEGSRIIHRKNEEKYVIEKVIKNHEEGLKEVLDLLTSEDYKVISSLNEIDAVGHRVVHGGERFSSSVIIDKESLDAIEMMSFLAPLHNPANVMGIKAAMELLPNVPQIAVFDTSFHQTMPKTSFLYAIPYEYYEKYKIRRYGFHGTSHKYVSRRAAEILGKDIKTLKIITSHIGNGASIAAVKNGESFDTSMGFTPLEGLVMGTRSGDIDPAIVSFLAQEEGLTAKEVVEILNNKSGVYGITKGFSSDMRDIEDKALEGDKVCRLALDIYEYRIAKYIGAYAAAMNGVDVIVFTAGVGENSPVTREEICEKYLTYLGVKIDKEKNNFKGLERVISTPDSKVTVLVVPTNEELMIARETKELVSTKN
- the dnaE gene encoding DNA polymerase III subunit alpha; protein product: MKILGPVVTSKSIGKSYLQLRDLFPIAKRYGFNCIVLSEPHPRSWVSFIAHAQKYRIKPIILYETVDGKYLLQTNNDIRSAIMHYNGLGNNLRLKKIEMDLPYVKYPTAVLKDIFKDEESLCIKDGLKYQNELSIFSNIETYYNIGNYRFDEYKVADYNLTDIISQKDLTLEEKRRLSYELEIIKKLGVKNYILTVKKVVDTAKKNGISVGPGRGSAVGSFLVYKLGITKVNPIEYDLLFERFLNEYRHELPDIDLDIDAEKRVDLIKALQKEVGEYKISQIRTYSTMKIKSALKKTEELLGYNLEAKINAPIRSKENIDKFKSLSKKDKTFFYVAYYLEGIEVAESVHAAGLIISQNDLRTFSPIEKKEIPIIEWEMSDLKYLGVEKFDILALDTLTFLKKLQIEEKYRELSDSKTFHYLSKGLTKGIFQLDSTLGQKLTQRIKPKDFEELILLLAINRPGPLESGMIDQYVNEDSPEYLKKIFPETKGVLVYQEQIMKIAQILGGFSPQESDLLRKAVSKKEKDKITTFKTKFITNASKKIGEKEATLLFSQIENFAQYAFNKSHAVAYAHITYWLSEKKFKDPSHFFLEYVKIKGIDIDIINEASLLGIKIKLPDIRYPFGLASKTDLILPLYIIKGIGKNISHIFEEAKFSSLEDFFNFIINKNINRNIVELIIKSGALDYFNNNRKNLLRETTQRMKGKVQQLEDIKSTLFGEREQKSTKKVETTLQDYAQYEIECIGFPLSLMSQKGLSNTLIDKYLNRQKVYLDGYVYRDFIVDNSAMIYSRVYNKNLKRLIKHI
- a CDS encoding O-acetylhomoserine aminocarboxypropyltransferase/cysteine synthase family protein gives rise to the protein MEERNHNFDTLMVHAGFEKEPTTGANVVPIYQTSSYTFEDSAHALRLFNMEESGNIYTRIMNPTTDVLEKRVAALEGGVGALATSSGQAAEAIAVLNIMEEGDEILTASSLYGGTFTLFKNSLSKFGIKPNFFDIDDMDSLKNNINNRTKAVYVETIGNPELSVPDFERISKIAHENGIPLIVDNTFATPYLCKPFEFGADIVVHSLTKYLNGHGNSIGGIIVDSGNFDWNNGKFGMLTEEDPAFHGISFYKRFGNSAYISKARSQWLRDLGTSISPFNSFLILQGIETLSLRMERHCSNAMKIAEFLSGDSRVSWVNYPGLINHKTHKNAIKYLKHGFGGMLSFGVKGGVEAGKRFIEGLRIFSHVANVGDVRSLAVHPASTTHGQLSEEEQLASGVSPDMIRLSIGIEDIEDLIEDIDSALTKATSN
- the lspA gene encoding signal peptidase II, translated to MNWVIPIIIFFDQLTKKLSETFLLENTIKIGFFQLTYVENTGIAFGLFKGMALFHGIFSTLIVIFLFILKEKYKFFNTSFDLGITFIIGGALGNIFDRIRLGYVVDMIYWPNFSIFNVADIFVTFGGVILLYHFFKRSKYGKKNVQS